The stretch of DNA TGCGAGGATGCGTTCGATCAGGGCGGTGAATGTGAGCATGCCCTCTTCCGGGCGATAGGGGTTTATGCTGAGGAATTGTTCGATGTAGGAGGTGCCGCCGAGTGATGTGTTGCGGATTTGATAGGGGAGGGCGAGGAGGAAGCTGCCTATGGCGATGAGGCCCGCTTCTTTCCATTTTTTGTGCAGGGCAAAAAAGATGATGCCGGTGCCGATGAGGATGATGCCCGCGCTGCGGATGTAGTAGGCTGCGATTATGGCGATGATTGCAGGGGCGAGTGCGGATAGGGTATCGGACTTGTGTGCGCGGTGGAGGAGGAGGAGTGCGATGAGAGAAAATAGGAGAAAGGGGATTTCGGACATGACCTGGTGCGAGTAATCCAACAGGAGAGGGGAGGCGAGACATAGCGCGCTTACGCCGAGTGCCATGGGGGGACTGGCAAAGCGGCGGATGAGGAGATAGGTGAGTGGGATCGAGATGGCGTAGAAGAGGACGACGAGGCTTTTGAGTGCGATGAGGTTGCCCGGGAAGAGGATGTGGGTGATGGCGAGGAGGAGCGGAAATCCAAAGGGGTATTTGGTGTGTGGGATGGGTTCGCCTTCTATGGTTTCCGAGAGTCCATACCCATCGGCAAGGGATCGCCCCAGGTTGATGAATTGGGCATTGTCGCCGGTGAGGGAGAGGTTGGCGTCGAAGAGGAGAATGCCCATGAGCAAACCGCACAGGCCCAGCGCGGGCAAGAAATAGGGTTTGCTTTCGTGCTGCGCGAGGTTAAAGAGGGGAGAGGATGTCTTTTGTTGGTGTTTTTTGTTCATGATATGTAACTTTTTATTTGTTATTTTTTTATAAAGTATTTGATTGAGAATTCACAGGTTGTAGAATATGCTACCGGAAAATTCAATGCCTAAAATTATTCACGCGATTGGAAAAGGAGAATGCCGTTTTGAAAATTGCCATTACCGTTGAGGCACTAAAAAATAAATATTTTGCGGGGGTTGAGCAGTATATCTCCAATCTCACTTACCAGCTTTTAAATCGTAGTGAGCTTGCTTTGACGCTTATTGCACCATCAGATCTTCCTCATTCTCTTTTTCCTGCTCATACCCATGTGATCTACCATGATCCGACTCTGGTATTGGGGAGCGGTCTTTTTTCGGCTGTTTTTTTCCCACCCAAAAATCTTTCAAATTTCGATCTGGTTCATTGTCCCACAGTGACTGCGCCATTTTTTTTTCGTCCCAATTCCAGGGTCGTTATGACCGTTCACGACCTTATTCCCCTTCTTTTTCCCAGGTGGCAGACCACCAGAAGGGTCCTGTATTTTAAATATTTTTTGAAGTATCGATTCCGGTTTGTGGATCGTTTTATTGCCGTTAGCAACACCACCAAACAGGATCTCATTGATCTCTTCGAGATACCCGAGGATAAAATTGATGTGGTCTATGAAGGGGTTTCTGAGCAGTTTAGACCAATAGAAAAAAAAAGGGAAGACTTTATCCTAACTGTTGGTACTCTGGAGCCGAGAAAAAATTTCAAGAGAATCATTGAAGCCTATATCTCCCTTCGGACAGAAGAAAAGATCAGTGACAAACTGATTATTGTAGGAAAAAAAGGGTGGCTTTTCGACGATATTTTGACCATTCCAGGAGCGTTCCAGGATGACATTATCTTCAAAGGTTACGTATCTGAAGATGAGTTGATTCGCCTATTTCAGCTCGCCCGTTTTTTTATTTATCCTTCAATGTACGAAGGGTTCGGCCTTCCTATTCTCGAGGCCATGGCTTGTGGATGCCCTGTCATAACGAGTAATACATCGAGTATGCCCGAAGTGGCGGGCGACGCGGCCTCTCTCGTAGATCCTTACCGGATAGAAGAGATAAAGAACGCTATGTACACTCTGACAAATGATGCAGGATTGTGTACTAAAATGAGTGCTGAAGGAATTCGCAGAGCTTCAAAGTTTTCATGGCAGCGTGCTGCCGAGCAAACCTCTCAAGTGTATGAAGAGGTACTGGCTCTTTGAACGCCCTATGATACGCTATTAAAAAGTTCTTCATACTGCGATGCTACGAGCCGGTGGTCGCATTTGGCCAATACGTTTTCGCGCGCTTTGCGGCCTATTTCCGGGTTGACGGGTGTGCTGGTGAGTTGGAGTATTTGTTTGGCAAAGGCGTCGGTGTCGTAACGGGGAATGAGGTACCCGCTTTTTTCGTGTTCTATGACTTCGTGCAGGGATGGGAGATCAAATGCGACGATGTTGCGCCCGAGTGCCATTGCGCCCAATAGAGAATGCGGTATGAGGTTGAAGGTGGTGGTAATGACAACGCACCGCGCTCTGGCCTGGTAGTCGGGCATTTCATTTTGGGGGAGGGCGCGTTTGGAGACATTGGGATAGTTGTTGGGGTCGATTTCGGGATTGACGCCTAAGAATTCGAAGTGTACTTCGGGGTCTTGTTCATAGACTTTGTGCATGATGGGTTCCAGGTATTCCCATCCCATGATGTCGCGCGATGCAAAGTGATTGCCCACGCATAAGACGCGCTTGGGGTCGGGGTCTTCTTCTCTTAAGGTGAAGATGTCGGCATCGACCGGACAGTACATGACTGCTGAGTCTATGTTCCAGCGTTTCAGGAGATATTCGCGGCCCCATTCGCATACGCTGACTTGATGTGCGAATTTGTAAACGGTTCCCGCAAATCGCTTGATTGACGGAATCCACCAGTGGGTGAGTACTATGGGAATACCAGGGCGGAATTTTTTCCATTTGTACAAAAAGGCCTGTCCCACGTCCTGCGTTGAGCCGACCCATAAGACATCGGGATTGTTCGGCCATTCGCGTTTGACGCCCTGGGCTACTGGTGCGCGTGTTTCATCCCATTTTCCAACGCCTTCGGTGAGGTAGATTTCATGTCCGCGTGAAACCCATTCGCGCAACAAACTTTCCTGTACGCCTTCATGGCAGGCATAGACCTGGATTTTCATAATAAAGTTCTCCGGATTATATGAGCCGTTTCTGCCAGCTTGAGACAATTTCGGCAAAGGTGTCTTCGAGTGTTTTTGTGATGTCCCAGTTGGGGTAGTGCGATTTCATTTTGCGAAGGTCGCTGTAATAGCATATATGGTCGCCTTCGCGGTTCTGGTCGGTATAGGTGTATTGCATTTTTTTTTCGGAATACTGGGCGACGAGGTCAAATGCTTCGAGGATGGAGCAACTGTTGTTTTTTCCGCCGCCGAGGTTATAGACTTCGCCGCATTGGGGGGATTGGACAAAGGCCCACATGAAACGGGCAACGTCGAGGGCGTGGATATTGTCGCGTACCTGTTTGCCTTTGTAACCGAAGATGGTGTATGTGCGGTTTTCCATGTTGCATTTGACCAGGTAGCTCAAGAAGCCGTGTAGTTCAACGCCGCTGTGATTGGGTCCGGTGAGGCATCCGCCGCGCAGGCAACAGGTAGGCATGTTAAAATAACGCCCGTATTCCTGTACTATGATGTCGGC from Gemmatimonadota bacterium encodes:
- a CDS encoding glycosyltransferase family 4 protein is translated as MKIAITVEALKNKYFAGVEQYISNLTYQLLNRSELALTLIAPSDLPHSLFPAHTHVIYHDPTLVLGSGLFSAVFFPPKNLSNFDLVHCPTVTAPFFFRPNSRVVMTVHDLIPLLFPRWQTTRRVLYFKYFLKYRFRFVDRFIAVSNTTKQDLIDLFEIPEDKIDVVYEGVSEQFRPIEKKREDFILTVGTLEPRKNFKRIIEAYISLRTEEKISDKLIIVGKKGWLFDDILTIPGAFQDDIIFKGYVSEDELIRLFQLARFFIYPSMYEGFGLPILEAMACGCPVITSNTSSMPEVAGDAASLVDPYRIEEIKNAMYTLTNDAGLCTKMSAEGIRRASKFSWQRAAEQTSQVYEEVLAL
- a CDS encoding glycosyltransferase family 4 protein; translation: MKIQVYACHEGVQESLLREWVSRGHEIYLTEGVGKWDETRAPVAQGVKREWPNNPDVLWVGSTQDVGQAFLYKWKKFRPGIPIVLTHWWIPSIKRFAGTVYKFAHQVSVCEWGREYLLKRWNIDSAVMYCPVDADIFTLREEDPDPKRVLCVGNHFASRDIMGWEYLEPIMHKVYEQDPEVHFEFLGVNPEIDPNNYPNVSKRALPQNEMPDYQARARCVVITTTFNLIPHSLLGAMALGRNIVAFDLPSLHEVIEHEKSGYLIPRYDTDAFAKQILQLTSTPVNPEIGRKARENVLAKCDHRLVASQYEELFNSVS